In Amaranthus tricolor cultivar Red isolate AtriRed21 chromosome 3, ASM2621246v1, whole genome shotgun sequence, a single window of DNA contains:
- the LOC130808930 gene encoding glucan endo-1,3-beta-glucosidase 3-like, producing the protein MITLLSKRFLTKMKPDLSVFLLFCFLLFLLHSAISAPQKAFVGVNIGLDISDVPSPTQVVALLKAQNIRHVRLFDADRGMLLALANSGIEVIVSVPNEQILGIGQSNATAANWVARNILAHVPATNITAIALGSEVLTTLPNAAPILVDAMTYIHSALVASNLHSKIKVSTPHASSIILDSFPPSQAFFNRTWEPVMVPLLKFLQSTDSYLMLNVYPYYDYMKSHGFIPLDYALFRPLPPNKEAIDANTLLHYTNVFDAVVDAAYFAMTDLNFTNVPIIVTESGWPSKGDASEPDATIENANTYNSNLIRRVYNNTGTPKHPGIAVSTYIYELYNEDLRPGLLSEKNWGLFDANGVPIYVLHLTGSGTVFANDTTNQTYCIAKEGADPKMLQAGLDWACGPGKVDCSPLLQGEPCYEPDNVVAHANYAFDTYYHIMAMAPGTCYFNGVATITTSDPSHGSCIFPGSGGRNGTVANSTALAPSESSMSSGTPYHYRQSYTRIIAVSIIVWYALSL; encoded by the exons ATGATTACTTTACTTTCTAAGAGATTTCTTACCAAAATGAAGCCAGATTTATCAGTGTTTTTACTTTTCTGTTTTCTACTCTTTCTTCTTCACTCCGCCATTTCTGCTCCACAAA AGGCCTTTGTAGGTGTCAACATAGGACTGGATATTTCTGACGTGCCCTCTCCAACTCAGGTGGTTGCCCTTCTCAAAGCACAAAATATTCGACATGTACGGCTTTTTGATGCTGACCGGGGTATGCTACTTGCTCTTGCCAACAGTGGAATCGAGGTCATTGTCTCTGTTCCTAACGAGCAAATTCTTGGAATCGGGCAATCGAATGCTACTGCAGCCAACTGGGTAGCTCGAAATATTTTAGCTCATGTACCTGCTACCAACATCACAGCCATTGCTTTGGGTTCTGAAGTTCTTACCACCCTTCCAAATGCTGCTCCAATCTTAGTCGATGCCATGACATACATTCATTCAGCCCTTGTTGCCTCAAATCTTCATTCTAAAATCAAGGTGTCAACTCCACATGCTTCTTCAATTATACTCGACTCATTTCCACCCTCCCAAGCTTTCTTCAACCGTACATGGGAACCAGTCATGGTCCCCTTGCTAAAATTCCTACAGTCTACAGACTCATATCTCATGCTTAATGTGTACCCTTACTATGATTACATGAAGTCACATGGTTTCATCCCATTGGACTATGCCCTTTTCCGTCCTCTTCCTCCAAACAAAGAAGCCATAGATGCCAACACTCTGCTGCATTATACCAATGTTTTTGATGCTGTTGTTGATGCTGCATATTTTGCCATGACCGATCTGAACTTCACCAATGTTCCAATTATTGTGACGGAATCAGGTTGGCCTTCCAAGGGTGATGCATCTGAGCCTGATGCCACCATTGAAAATGCTAATACATATAATAGTAATCTCATTAGGCGGGTTTACAACAACACAGGGACACCCAAGCATCCTGGGATAGCAGTAAGTACATACATATATGAATTGTACAACGAGGATTTAAGGCCCGGATTACTCTCAGAGAAAAACTGGGGCCTTTTTGATGCTAATGGTGTCCCAATCTATGTTCTGCATCTAACTGGTTCAGGGACGGTATTTGCAAATGACACCACGAACCAAACGTACTGTATCGCAAAGGAAGGTGCAGACCCGAAGATGCTTCAGGCAGGGTTGGATTGGGCCTGTGGGCCCGGAAAAGTTGACTGTTCTCCTTTGTTGCAGGGAGAACCTTGTTATGAACCTGATAATGTTGTTGCCCATGCAAATTATGCTTTTGACACTTATTACCATATAATGGCCATGGCACCTGGTACATGTTACTTCAATGGAGTGGCTACTATCACCACTTCCGATCCAA GTCATGGCTCATGTATATTTCCTGGAAG TGGTGGAAGGAACGGAACCGTGGCAAATAGTACAGCGCTCGCTCCATCAGAAAGCTCGATGAGCTCTGGTACTCCATATCACTATCGTCAGAGTTATACCCGGATAATTGCAGTCAGCATAATCGTTTGGTATGCACTTTCTTTGTGA
- the LOC130808931 gene encoding cysteine-rich receptor-like protein kinase 43 encodes MKARDLMKNMMKPFNFNSSKGGSKEADLHKIAAQEKKNFSFDTLFKATDKFHPSRKLGEGGFGPVFKGTLVDGREVAVKMLSHSSRQGKKEFENEAKLLAKVQHRNVVNLLGYCAHGEDKLLVYEYVSNESLDKLIFKPDKRQVLDWKRRMEIIAGIAKGLLYLHEDSHSCIIHRDIKASNILLDDKWVPKIADFGMARLFPEDQTHVNTRVAGTNGYMAPEYVMHGHLSVKADVFSFGVLMLELISGQKNSTYNLSLDAQNLLEWVYKLFKKGKSLEVLDPSIATSAVAEQVAMCVHIALLCTQSDPTLRPTMRRIVVLLSKKPTSIEEPTRPGFPGSRYRKSRHPEGSSSTTKTDYSSSTMSAEATTRTARSLGSVSSTTHSTARSLGSDPSHGIARSLGSDPHGKRPME; translated from the exons ATGAAAGCTAGAGACTTGATGAAGAACATGATGAAACCCTTCAATTTCAACTCTAGCAAAG GAGGATCAAAAGAAGCAGATTTGCACAAGATAGCAgcacaagagaaaaaaaatttttcttttgatacATTGTTTAAAGCCACTGATAAATTTCATCCTTCTCGTAAGCTAGGTGAAGGGGGTTTTGGTCCTGTTTTTAAG GGAACATTGGTGGATGGAAGAGAAGTCGCAGTAAAAATGCTATCACATAGCTCAAGACAAGGAAAGAAAGAGTTCGAAAATGAGGCAAAGTTGCTGGCAAAAGTGCAGCACAGGAATGTTGTGAATTTGTTGGGATATTGTGCACATGGTGAGGATAAGCTTCTTGTATATGAATACGTCTCCAATGAAAGCCTTGACAAGCTTATCTTCA AGCCAGATAAGCGTCAGGTGCTTGATTGGAAGAGACGGATGGAAATTATAGCAGGCATAGCTAAAGGATTGCTCTACCTTCACGAAGATTCACATAGTTGTATTATTCACCGTGACATCAAGGCCAGTAATATCTTACTTGATGATAAATGGGTTCCCAAAATTGCCGATTTTGGGATGGCTCGCCTCTTTCCTGAAGACCAAACGCATGTAAATACTCGAGTTGCTGGTACCAA TGGTTATATGGCTCCAGAATACGTTATGCATGGGCATTTATCTGTAAAAGCAGATGTATTCAGTTTCGGAGTCTTGATGCTGGAGTTGATTAGCGGTCAGAAAAACTCGACATACAACCTATCTCTTGATGCTCAAAATCTACTTGAGTGG GTTTACAAGCTATTCAAGAAAGGTAAAAGTTTAGAAGTGTTGGACCCTTCAATAGCGACCAGTGCGGTTGCTGAACAAGTTGCTATGTGCGTTCATATTGCGCTGTTATGCACCCAATCAGATCCAACTTTGAGGCCAACAATGCGGCGGATAGTTGTTTTGCTTTCGAAAAAACCAACAAGCATAGAGGAGCCAACCAGACCAGGCTTCCCCGGCTCAAGGTATCGGAAGTCTAGACATCCAGAGGGATCATCCTCGACAACGAAAACAGATTACAGCAGCAGTACGATGAGTGCCGAGGCTACCACACGTACTGCTAGAAGTTTAGGTTCTGTCTCATCTACCACCCATAGTACTGCGAGGAGTCTAGGTTCGGATCCTTCCCATGGTATTGCAAGGAGTCTAGGTTCGGATCCTCATGGTAAACGTCCAATGGAGTAG